The DNA segment TGTGTTTGTTTTAACCAGCGGCTCCATGTTCGGAACTCTTATAAACCATAAACGATGTTCCTTGTGATAAAACCAACCTCTGTTGTAACTGCGACCAACAACCCCTACTTAGTTACAAGTTATCCAATTGGGAAAACGATTTCCCagaattaaaacttaaaaatttgtcaaattattttaatttaggaaCACTGAAACTAAGTGGTTATGTACAAACTATGCATTATTTAATTTACCACTCGTCTAACTGTTCCCAAATTATACTAATCccaaaagaaattacaaatgagttaaaatcatccaaaaaatcaacaaaagaaacaaaaaggaaagaTTGGGGGAGATGTGCGTACAGCTCGTTGGAGGCATATAATTGTGCTTCATCTTTGCGCATGctgcaaaaaaaattatttttatatttgattatacaAATACAGGCAAGTCAATGAAAAAGTAATTGATATTCAGATTTTATAGGCACCtgtaaaatatgtaaaacaatGTTTCCACCGAAAACTTTGAAAAGTATCCTTGCTGCATCAtgcaataacaaaaattagCCCAAATAAATGGTTTGAAAGTTAAACATTATGTAAAAATCTCACATGTAGAGAAGGTGGCTGTTTAGCATAATAACATTATGGCACATTAAACTCTGGATCGCCCTTAGCAGGTTCATCAGACCATGGAGAACCAAAGGTCTTGTGAAGATTTTCTGATGAATTCAAATTTAACCCCAATGTAGTTAGATCAATTCCAAGAGCAAGAGACGTCAGGTCAGGATCACTCATCCTGATCACACTTAACAAGCCAAGCAAACCAAATGGATCTGGTTGTGTGGTTTGAATAGACTTCATGCCCTGATCTCTAAAAGATTGATTTACAGCTGACATTTGTAGGCGGAACTGCGACTGATTTTGATGCTGTTGATATTGCTGGATAAGCTGGTCGTTTGAACCCATACCAGAAACTGTATTCGGAGAATTTAAAGGCCTTAATCCAATAAGAATGTCAGCACTTTGTAATACTTCAGTGAGAAGTAAgaaatttcattttcagaaaGCACATCTCGAGATAAACCAAAGAGAAAGTAGGGAATAGGAGCTTATTCATTATGAAACAAGCTCCCCCATTGATGAATAAAACTTGCACCTGTGAATGATAGGTTGAATGTGGAGAAGGGAAAATATCTGATCCATGCAAATGGAGAAGATCCTGGTTGTTAACAGATGAAAAAGAGACATTGCCACTACTGACAGAAGGAGCATGCTGTTGCTGTTGTGCTCGATGTGACGAATATGTACCCCCCAAGCTGAAACCAGCTGACCTTCCCATCTGCAGATAGAAAGCATGGGGAGTTCAGAGAAATGTATATAGACTTCTAGATCTTTTTAAACAGTTCTTAGATCCATCAATATTGTGCAAAAAAGGTTTCTAACTCTTTTATAACAAGTAGCTCACAGAGAAATGCTGTGATTGCATCATTGGTACAGCATTGTCATGAAGTTGTTCTTTCTGGTGCATATCCATAGCATAATCTGCATTACCGCCTGCCCACAGAATATGgcaacaaacaaatattgaaaTCAATTAAGCAACTTTGACTCGAGTATAACTCGGTAAATCAACACATGTaaccaaaaataattagaaaaacacAGCTCTCATTTCCACCTGGGCATAAAAAATTCTTCAGCGCAAACCAAAAAGTAGTTAATTCCCTTGCAAAAATTGAGACAAGAAAGCATACTcactaaatatataatagataatTTAGATGCTTATCTTGAAACAGAAAGCAGGGTGcatataaatatcaaaaccaAATAACGAAACAATACTGAGAATAATAAAGGTATAGAGAGTAAGAAAGCCAACGCTGAAAGTAAACATGCATACAGATCCAGAAGACCTTCCTAAACATTGAAAaaccactctctctctctctaagaAGACACTCTTTAACCTTCAAAATAGAAGGCATATTACACCTTTGAATCCTGGTAAAGCTGGGAAATCTTCATTCTGAATGCTAAACTCTTGGTTTTGTTGAACAATGGGACTGACGCCAAGACCCTGTTTTCGTAAAGAACCTGAAATAGTTTTGGTTATAccattatttattgtttaaggTGCACAAataaaccaagcataaaacacCATTTATCTTCTCTTACCCAACTGTCCTTGAGGCCCTCCAGCAGAACTTGGACGACTTGTCAGTTGAGGGAAGTCATTGATATCAAAAGGGGAGCTGTCATTGGTATTCACATCATTCAGCATTCCCATAGAGTTCAAGTTACTTACTGCTTGCACATGGCCCAACACAAATGGATTGATCACAACTCATGTCACAACAGTCCCAACACACTTATGTCAACCCCAATTTGCAGTTAACAGAAAAACTTCTGACTCCACCTAAATAACCGTTCAACTCTCTTATCGCAAATGTctcaaactaatattaaaagGCATTATTGAATGTTCCAACCACTTCTGTAACAGATTTAAGACGCTTGATCTTCCATTCATTTTGCCACAATCAGTTCTAACTATTAGTAAAGAGAGAATCCGCTGTGTCAGTTTTGCTCATCGAACTTTGATGCAATTGGAGTGGTCGCCCAAATATGGACATTTTCTGCGTCAAGCTCTCAAGGGCCTCATGTCTCTTTGCTAGTTCCATAAGAACCTTAATTCTTCTAAACGACACATTACTCGGTTTCTGCCCCTTTTCAATCATCTCCAAAAAGCACTTCTCTGCTTCTTCCAACTTCCCCATATCACAAAGCAAGTCAAACAGCACGTCAGAAACCAAGGTATACGACCCAAAACCCTTTTCCACCATGTTCCCCCATAATTGCAGCGCCATATCCACCTTCTCATACTTTCTAAACAACCTTATCAAGAACATACAAGACTGCGTATTCGGAAGACACCCCTCAACCATCATCCTATTGTACATGATCCAAGAGTTATGCAAATCATTGGACCAGTAAAATACCCTAAAGAACAAATTGTAAGTAGTTGCATTCGGACTCAAACCCTTGCTCACCATCTCCTCCACCAAACCATTAGCATCACCAAGCCTCTTTGCAATGCAGAAATTCCTGATGGCAGCATTGTAGGCTGCAGCATCAGGGTAACACCCATACTCCTTCATCTCCTTCAAAACATCTCTGGCTTTATCAGGCTGCCCAATCAACCCCAACCCACCAATGATACATGTATACGTGATTACATCCGGCGACAAATCCCGTTCACGCATTTCCTCGAGCACCTTATACGCCTTCTCAATTTCCCTCCCCTTGCAGTAAACATCCACCAAACTATTGTATGTAACAACATCAGGTGCCACCCCCATTTCCTTCATCTCCTTCAAGAACCCCTCAGCATCCTCAGGGGTCTTCCACCCGGAAAGAAGAATGTTAAAAGTCTGTAAATTTGGNCGAAACCGATGCTTNAAACTATGGTAAACNTTTCTAGCATCCGTCATGCTCTTCTCCTGACACAACGTTCTCAACAGAGCATTGAAACAATTAGTATCAAACTCAGTCACCAGCTTCCTGAACTTTCTAAACGAGTCCACCGTTTGTCGAACTGAACACACTTTGGCAATTCTGCCCAACACGACCATAACGGTGCGAGCCGTTATGGCCGTTTGGTCTTTTCGACGGCATTCGATTAAGAGGTCCCAAACGTGACCAAACATGCGGCTTCTTCCAAGAATGTAGAGCATGGTGTCGAGGGAAAACGCAGTATGGTAAAACCCTTTCCTTCTTCCGGTGTAACGGAAAAACTCAAGCGTTTGGGAGGGGTTCCCATGGCTGAAGCGAACCCTCTTGAGAACTTGATCGATCAATTCATTGGAGAGGAAAACACCGCTTGATTTCAAGGATTGTTTCAGCTGTTCCGGCGTGGAAGTGCTGCTAAGTATGCCGAACACTTTCTGTACGTCATCGTTTTCATTGGTGCTTGAGAAGCAGTGTGGAAATACGATTGAGGGAAGAGCACAATTCAACCGCGATTTCACCGAGAAACGCCTCACCAAcattttttgaatttgtaaaGTGAAGGAAAACAAGAACTGAAACAGGTTCGCGTCTTTATGTAATAACTATAAGAGGGTTTCatcctccatctccaatttcCTAATATACCCTAATTAAGTTAGgtagttatttaataattttttgtttattaaaaatttttgtGCCCAACTGTCTGCACTTCCATTGTCCTTCAATCAAC comes from the Vigna radiata var. radiata cultivar VC1973A chromosome 2, Vradiata_ver6, whole genome shotgun sequence genome and includes:
- the LOC106756566 gene encoding putative pentatricopeptide repeat-containing protein At1g02420, with protein sequence MLVRRFSVKSRLNCALPSIVFPHCFSSTNENDDVQKVFGILSSTSTPEQLKQSLKSSGVFLSNELIDQVLKRVRFSHGNPSQTLEFFRYTGRRKGFYHTAFSLDTMLYILGRSRMFGHVWDLLIECRRKDQTAITARTVMVVLGRIAKVCSVRQTVDSFRKFRKLVTEFDTNCFNALLRTLCQEKSMTDARXVYHSXKHRFRPNLQTFNILLSGWKTPEDAEGFLKEMKEMGVAPDVVTYNSLVDVYCKGREIEKAYKVLEEMRERDLSPDVITYTCIIGGLGLIGQPDKARDVLKEMKEYGCYPDAAAYNAAIRNFCIAKRLGDANGLVEEMVSKGLSPNATTYNLFFRVFYWSNDLHNSWIMYNRMMVEGCLPNTQSCMFLIRLFRKYEKVDMALQLWGNMVEKGFGSYTLVSDVLFDLLCDMGKLEEAEKCFLEMIEKGQKPSNVSFRRIKVLMELAKRHEALESLTQKMSIFGRPLQLHQSSMSKTDTADSLFTNS